A genome region from Trachemys scripta elegans isolate TJP31775 chromosome 2, CAS_Tse_1.0, whole genome shotgun sequence includes the following:
- the PPDPFL gene encoding pancreatic progenitor cell differentiation and proliferation factor-like protein isoform X2 translates to MASVPSAGCLLAKNQYYRTRLNSESSVSSGGSSFCSDPVNFSDQDKAHHGLPELFDKCWWIKNFFHSEPSSSPNMNGKTLSTSSVAS, encoded by the exons ATGGCATCTGTGCCTTCAGCTGGCTGTCTCCTGGCCAAGAATCAGTACTACAGAA CTCGATTGAATTCTGAATCCAGTGTTTCATCAGGTGGTTCATCCTTCTGTTCTGATCCCGTGAACTTCTCAGACCAGGATAAAGCCCATCATG GGTTACCTGAATTATTTGATAAATGCTGGTGGATAAAAAACTTTTTCCATTCTGAACCATCTTCTTCTCCAAACATGAATGGAAAAACGTTATCGACCAGCAG TGTTGCAAGCTGA
- the PPDPFL gene encoding pancreatic progenitor cell differentiation and proliferation factor-like protein isoform X1, whose protein sequence is MASVPSAGCLLAKNQYYRTRLNSESSVSSGGSSFCSDPVNFSDQDKAHHGLPELFDKCWWIKNFFHSEPSSSPNMNGKTLSTSRSLGQLNDKSDV, encoded by the exons ATGGCATCTGTGCCTTCAGCTGGCTGTCTCCTGGCCAAGAATCAGTACTACAGAA CTCGATTGAATTCTGAATCCAGTGTTTCATCAGGTGGTTCATCCTTCTGTTCTGATCCCGTGAACTTCTCAGACCAGGATAAAGCCCATCATG GGTTACCTGAATTATTTGATAAATGCTGGTGGATAAAAAACTTTTTCCATTCTGAACCATCTTCTTCTCCAAACATGAATGGAAAAACGTTATCGACCAGCAG ATCACTTGGACAGCTGAATGACAAATCAGATGTGTGA